The Nerophis lumbriciformis linkage group LG24, RoL_Nlum_v2.1, whole genome shotgun sequence genome includes a region encoding these proteins:
- the ciita gene encoding MHC class II transactivator isoform X3: protein MQEAEKDSIVCLDDGDLPDDLSEFMNDSYLVTTVDTGSLFGDDHLLTLDEELNNHSDTHVPTQGRSNQEAGLIKPIRENGCCKRPGASQCKAANKKPRAENEGPDPGLMPSQGDPTSLSTPPTSGLPLSFPVPFFTFPDVTTYPVLRLPLPGVAAPTCILVPSSCQRQPPPCSPEGGPGDESTKVQPSPPTIDVPQSSENIKSYIQMAKAHMNRTCEEMEAGLRLTSHYVDVHVFQRERFGSRKNMTKCINKQLKAIGDIDRQKRLLKLSEIFENSSGEKPKRYIVLLGNAGMGKTTLIKKLCQDWSRDRLPQFEFLFLLSGKAVTLPEPSFSLQTLLLDITTPVPAGIDTKEVYTQILASPKRVLIVFDGFDELRDYDILFQGQEKDYTVLEKDIKAKSCTIRQLYAAILQRILLPGCTILLSARPNGTAYQIVRQLDSLLEISGFTLSCIENYFFKYFLESNLREYAIKCLEESSYLHQLCWNPGLCRLVCLVLEHSNASQVLPRTLTELCHQVFCIKMESDNWDSSTQDKDQTQVLQQSTGEDLIQISSKAELMKRTRGRKAKWDKETDYRTVGGREERVLLSQISYWALEGVKSSSSVLPAKVCSRLKTFGLRCGIFLSYQVRARPAFSSSETEEGVGAEEEEAKGRRNQQHVDLRKKDLSNNHILLWANPFLQCYLAGVHMSLSRNCEYNYFIRNILFTSGPKRRRRVQREVQELTRRFVVGIAFLPRTQHRRLHLDINPKKLDLVTNYLGGFPFADLAPGQILEACHYVFESVFSQSNKSSDNGAARLVGHLVANLPEALTFHSVQLGPPDVYTVQKILEKTEHRRKRFSLDLQNTGVQTSGIRSLVGLGCCSTYRACIADVIALWEQLEQSGERGLLKEMVSKFQIHPLKVMQVCQIGHLAKLVNIHINKRLSDCLKDPDPILEGGVPAIKGLHKLEFELGPERGPLAIPKLWEFLPNLQDLQHLDLEDNKIGDEGAEKLADTLASLSFLEILNLSQNYIGDKGVRKLVTTLKDLPNLHCLILYSNVISDQGASSLSTVLPHLASLTDLDVKYNKLSDVGVECLAVKLRECKQMKTLRMWNQSIPCGVFERLQQHDSRILWQ, encoded by the exons GTGACACTCATGTGCCAACGCAGGGAAGGAGTAACCAGGAGGCGGGGCTAATCAAACCAATTAGAGAGAATGGTTGCTGTAAAAGACCAGGAG CTTCACAATGCAAAGCAGCAAACAAGAAACCCAGAGCAGAAAATGAAG GCCCTGATCCAGGACTGATGCCGAGTCAAGGAGACCCGACAAGTCTTTCCACACCCCCAACAAGTGGTCTTCCTCTCAGTTTCCCAGTCCCGTTTTTTACATTCCCAGACGTGACGACTTATCCAGTTCTCAGGCTTCCGCTCCCTGGTGTTGCCGCGCCAACATGCATACTAG TACCTTCTTCATGTCAACGGCAGCCACCACCCTGCAGCCCAG AGGGGGGTCCTGGTGACGAATCAACCAAAGTTCAACCGTCTCCTCCTACGATAGATGTTCCAC AATCCTCAGAGAACATTAAAAGCTACATTCAGATGGCCAAAGCCCACATGAATCGAACCTGTGAGGAGATGGAGGCGGGGCTACGTTTGACCTCTCATTACGTGGACGTCCACGTGTTCCAGAGGGAGAGGTTTGGCTCTCGTAAAAACATGACAAAGTGCATAAACAAACAGCTGAAGGCCATCGGAGATATTGACAGACAAAAGCGATTGCTCAAATTGAGTGAG ATATTTGAGAACTCCAGTGGAGAAAAGCCCAAGCGGTACATAGTGCTGCTGGGCAATGCCGGCATGGGGAAAACAACCCTGATCAAGAAGCTATGTCAAGACTGGTCCAGAGACCGCCTCCCACAATTTGAATTTCTTTTTTTGCTAAGTGGCAAAGCTGTCACTTTACCAGAACCTTCCTTCAGTCTTCAGACCCTCCTTCTCGACATCACCACCCCTGTCCCTGCTGGCATCGACACCAAGGAAGTGTACACTCAAATTCTTGCATCGCCCAAGCGTGTGCTCATCGTTTTTGATGGATTTGATGAACTTCGGGACTATGACATTCTATTTCAAGGCCAAGAAAAGGACTACACTGTATTAGAGAAAGACATTAAAGCAAAGTCCTGTACGATTCGCCAGCTCTACGCCGCCATCCTTCAAAGGATCCTTCTTCCAGGCTGCACTATTTTGCTTTCTGCCAGACCGAATGGCACCGCTTACCAAATAGTGCGACAGTTGGACAGTCTTTTGGAGATTAGTGGCTTTACCCTTAGTTGTATAGAGAACTATTTCTTCAAGTACTTTTTGGAATCTAATCTCAGAGAATACGCTATCAAGTGCTTAGAAGAATCTAGCTACCTCCATCAACTGTGTTGGAATCCTGGACTTTGTCGACTAGTGTGCTTGGTTTTGGAACACTCCAACGCTTCACAGGTCCTTCCGAGAACTTTAACTGAGCTCTGCCATCAAGTATTTTGTATTAAAATGGAAAGTGATAACTGGGACTCAAGTACTCAGGACAAGGATCAAACTCAGGTACTACAACAGTCTACAGGAGAAGACCTGATACAAATCTCAAGCAAAGCTGAGTTGATGAAAAGAACAAGAGGGAGAAAGGCAAAATGGGACAAAGAAACTGATTATAGGACAGTTGGTGGACGAGAGGAAAGAGTGTTGCTTTCCCAAATAAGTTATTGGGCCTTGGAAGGAGTCAAGTCCAGCTCTTCTGTCCTACCCGCGAAAGTATGTTCGCGACTGAAGACATTTGGGCTCAGGTGTGGAATTTTCCTTTCTTACCAAGTGAGAGCAAGACCAGCCTTCTCAAGTAGCGAGACGGAAGAAGGAGTCGGAGCAGAGGAAGAAGAGGCAAAAGGAAGGAGAAATCAACAACATGTGGACTTAAGAAAGAAGGACTTGAGTAATAACCACATCTTGCTTTGGGCTAACCCCTTTCTACAGTGTTACCTGGCAGGAGTCCATATGTCCCTTTCAAG AAATTGCGAATACAATTACTTCATCCGGAACATCCTCTTTACGTCCGGCCCAAAGAGACGTCGGCGTGTCCAAAGAGAGGTGCAAGAGCTGACTCGGCGGTTTGTGGTTGGCATAGCATTCCTTCCCAGAACCCAGCATCGCAGGCTTCATCTTGACATTAACCCCAAAAAGCTGGACTTAGTAACCAACTATCTAGGGGGTTTCCCCTTTGCTGACCTGGCGCCAGGACAAATTCTGGAGGCATGCCACTATGTTTTTGAGTCAGTGTTCTCACAGAGCAACAAGAGCAGTGACAATGGAGCGGCTCGGCTCGTCGGTCACCTGGTAGCAAACCTTCCTGAAGCCCTAACATTTCACAGCGTTCAACTCGGTCCGCCAGATGTGTATACCGTGCAGAAGATTCTTGAAAAGACTGAGCATCGGCGTAAACGTTTTTCTTTAGATCTACAGAACACTGGGGTTCAGACCTCAGGAATCAGGTCTCTAGTGGGTCTGGGCTGCTGCAGCACATACAG GGCATGCATAGCTGATGTCATTGCCCTATGGGAGCAGTTGGAGCAGAGTGGTGAAAGGGGGCTCCTAAAAGAGATGGTGTCCAAGTTCCAGATCCACCCTCTCAAAGTCATGCAAGTGTGTCAAATAGGCCACTTGGCAAAGCTTgtgaacatacatataaacaagaGGCTGTCAGACTG TCTCAAAGACCCTGATCCCATCCTGGAAGGAGGAGTTCCAGCCATCAAGGGATTACACAAACTAGAGTTTGA GCTTGGTCCGGAGCGTGGGCCCCTGGCTATCCCCAAGCTTTGGGAGTTCTTGCCAAACTTGCAGGATCTCCAGCACCTCGA TTTAGAGGACAACAAGATTGGAGACGAAGGAGCTGAGAAGTTGGCTGACACATTAGCCTCCCTCTCCTTTCTGGAGATACTCAA TCTGTCCCAGAACTATATCGGAGACAAGGGGGTTAGAAAACTGGTGACCACACTAAAGGATCTACCCAACCTGCACTGTTTAAT CCTTTATAGCAATGTGATTTCTGACCAAGGAGCCTCCAGTTTATCCACGGTCCTCCCTCACCTGGCTTCCCTGACTGACCTCGA